From a single Pseudophryne corroboree isolate aPseCor3 chromosome 6, aPseCor3.hap2, whole genome shotgun sequence genomic region:
- the SOWAHA gene encoding ankyrin repeat domain-containing protein SOWAHA encodes MAVTQEVVLNFLLEQGGKVKNSELLRKFKPVVESPDPQEKANNRELFKRFVNNIAVVKDEEGSKVVVLKKKYIHLLTGSGQTRHTLDKELKEPSQSERHLKEAETQNLPVCKNNTEEVAPISQERRSSLQDISEPQGSLPEIKDTAVGDSAHEIADQAELSNLNELAYIAEDENERRRESVFSIVARMDNAGPVPVPKSWSDGQPKETAQKPYMLPLRYAQSSFDAIETDQNEHGYLQPATSTTVPEASLPDVSMSPYMSRRQLDEAGFRSAHLKKSSKMVKVSEENKYSDVVPLVPYEHKWLVNATNGRWNHVLLGLLMNDSDLADKRDFISGFTALHWAAKSGNTEMVKLLFDLSEQGGSIINVNVRSFGGYTPLHIAAIHDHKDVIITLITSYKASVHLRDNSGKKPYHYLKKDSPEPLRFLLKDPASISAEHAIPMKRNSKVAASLIGPTSALFGVFSDDIAFHDLTKGFKKPGSLNKFFTAPANTKKKLKTRDKYPSINSLYEVPEEAEEIVGRRRPASEFFSN; translated from the coding sequence ATGGCTGTGACACAAGAGgttgtgctgaactttttgttggaACAGGGAGGGAAGGTGAAGAACTCTGAGCTGCTCAGGAAGTTTAAGCCTGTGGTGGAGTCCCCTGACCCTCAAGAAAAGGCAAATAACCGTGAGCTCTTCAAAAGGTTTGTCAATAATATAGCAGTGGTCAAGGACGAGGAGGGGAGCAAGGTGGTGGTGCTGAAGAAGAAATATATACATTTACTGACAGGGTCTGGACAAACAAGGCATACCCTGGACAAGGAGTTGAAAGAACCCAGTCAGAGTGAGAGACACCTTAAGGAAGCAGAAACTCAGAATTTACCTGTTTGTAAAAACAACACAGAGGAGGTAGCACCCATCTCCCAGGAAAGGAGGTCTTCCCTTCAGGATATCTCCGAGCCACAGGGAAGCCTCCCAGAGATAAAAGACACTGCTGTTGGGGACAGTGCACATGAAATCGCTGACCAAGCTGAATTAAGCAATTTGAATGAATTGGCATATATTGCTGAGGATGAAAATGAAAGGAGGAGAGAGTCTGTTTTTTCTATTGTGGCCCGAATGGATAATGCAGGACCAGTGCCAGTTCCTAAATCGTGGTCTGATGGTCAGCCCAAGGAAACAGCTCAGAAGCCGTACATGCTGCCCTTACGGTATGCCCAGTCTTCATTTGATGCTATAGAAACAGACCAGAATGAACATGGTTATCTACAACCAGCCACTTCTACTACTGTTCCAGAGGCTTCCCTGCCTGACGTAAGCATGTCTCCATATATGAGCCGAAGGCAACTGGATGAGGCAGGATTCAGGTCTGCTCACCTCAAGAAGTCATCCAAAATGGTCAAAGTCAGCGAGGAAAACAAATATTCAGATGTGGTTCCCTTGGTGCCCTATGAACATAAGTGGCTGGTGAATGCCACTAATGGTCGCTGGAATCACGTTCTCCTTGGTCTCCTGATGAATGACAGTGACCTGGCTGACAAAAGAGACTTCATATCTGGATTTACTGCGCTGCATTGGGCAGCCAAGAGTGGGAACACAGAAATGGTTAAATTATTATTTGATTTAAGTGAGCAAGGTGGTAGCATAATTAATGTGAACGTGAGGTCTTTTGGAGGGTATACACCACTACATATAGCTGCCATCCATGACCACAAGGATGTTATAATTACACTAATAACAAGTTACAAAGCAAGCGTTCATCTTCGAGATAACAGTGGGAAAAAGCCTTATCATTACTTGAAAAAAGACTCTCCAGAGCCGCTCCGGTTTCTTTTGAAGGATCCAGCCTCCATAAGCGCAGAACACGCCATTCCTATGAAAAGGAACTCTAAGGTTGCTGCTTCCTTAATAGGACCCACCAGTGCCCTTTTTGGCGTCTTTTCTGATGACATCGCTTTTCACGACTTGACAAAAGGCTTCAAAAAGCCTGGATCACTCAATAAGTTTTTTACTGCACCCGCTAATACAAAGAAGAAGCTGAAAACAAGGGACAAATATCCATCCATCAATTCCCTTTATGAAGTGCCAGAGGAAGCTGAGGAGATTGTGGGAAGACGCAGACCAGCTTCAGAATTTTTCAGCAACTAG